A part of Gemmatimonadales bacterium genomic DNA contains:
- a CDS encoding tetratricopeptide repeat protein yields the protein MSAERWNLVQSLFHRAVDLPEAARDGYLAEQCRDDPSLEAEVKALLAADAREYTPVDRPVAAIAEELFANSSADLAAHRFGPYRIAALLGEGGMGVVYLGVRDDLDTKVAIKILRDAWLSPVRRERFASEERLLARLSHPAIAALHDAGTLPDGTPWFVMEYVEGVPINEYCHSRPTSLGERLRLFRSVCEAVGHAHRHAIVHRDLKPSNVLVTNDRRVKLLDFGIAKQLETYDNPTVTTRTGLRMMTPAYAAPEQFRGTGVGLYTDIYSLGVVLYELLAGRLPFDLTDKNSAEAAALIAAGDAAKPSAVARLQPDGGDRIASRGAWADLDVLCLKAMHPDPERRYPSVEALIRDIDHFLDGEPLEARPDAMAYRLAKFASRNLRAVSIGLGALVVVAVLVAFYTIRLAAARDRAVAEAARTERIQEFTMRLFEGGDESVGPADSLRVVTLLDRGLRDARSLEADADTQSELYLTLGSISQKLGKLDRADTLLNAAVSKRRVLHGDDHPDVAAALIELSALQAAKADFPAALATAREAVAIADRTTTPRHPVRARSLAALGKVFVLTGTYDSAIVTLDRAASLMAGDSSRMVFVSTLSELANSHFYAGHYPVADGLYRRILVMSKALYGDRHPHIGDDLINLGAVQFEQGNVVEAERYYREALGIFRGFYGVANAETASAETMLSRALVSLERYDEAIVLVRQALATYETIYGKVHPRVASAVNEVGRIALRQNRYDEARASFERMTAIYREVYHDRHYQIGVAMSNLAGVYQAEKQYDEAIRLMREVLKRYADVLEPDHQLVGIADIRLGRILLGAERYAEAERASLAGYEILMKQAAPPKVWLDYARADLAADYKALGRLDEAKRFEAELTATPR from the coding sequence ATGAGCGCCGAACGGTGGAACCTGGTTCAGAGTCTCTTTCACCGGGCGGTGGACCTGCCGGAGGCAGCCCGCGACGGGTACCTCGCTGAACAGTGCCGCGACGACCCGAGCCTAGAGGCCGAGGTCAAAGCGCTGCTGGCGGCTGACGCACGGGAGTACACGCCGGTTGACCGACCGGTCGCCGCCATCGCGGAAGAACTCTTTGCCAACTCATCAGCGGACCTGGCAGCCCACCGATTCGGTCCGTACCGGATTGCCGCCTTGCTGGGCGAGGGTGGGATGGGCGTGGTGTATCTCGGCGTTCGGGACGATCTCGATACCAAGGTCGCGATCAAGATCCTTCGCGACGCCTGGCTCTCGCCTGTGCGCCGGGAGCGGTTTGCCAGTGAAGAACGGCTGCTGGCCCGGTTGAGCCATCCGGCAATCGCGGCGCTCCATGACGCGGGCACGCTGCCCGATGGGACGCCCTGGTTCGTGATGGAGTACGTCGAGGGCGTGCCAATCAATGAGTACTGTCATAGTCGCCCCACCTCCTTGGGGGAGCGACTTCGGCTTTTCCGGTCAGTGTGTGAAGCGGTCGGGCACGCCCACCGACACGCCATCGTGCACCGCGACCTCAAGCCTTCCAATGTTCTGGTGACGAACGACCGTCGGGTCAAACTGCTCGATTTCGGCATTGCCAAACAGCTCGAAACGTACGACAACCCCACGGTGACAACCCGCACCGGTCTGCGGATGATGACACCAGCGTACGCTGCACCGGAGCAGTTCCGCGGCACGGGTGTTGGGCTCTACACCGACATCTACTCGCTGGGCGTCGTGCTGTACGAGCTGCTGGCGGGGCGGCTTCCGTTCGATCTCACCGACAAGAACTCCGCTGAAGCGGCGGCCCTGATCGCCGCGGGCGACGCAGCAAAGCCTTCGGCGGTGGCTCGGCTGCAACCTGACGGCGGTGATCGGATCGCCAGCCGGGGGGCGTGGGCCGACCTCGATGTGCTGTGCCTCAAGGCCATGCACCCCGACCCCGAACGCCGCTATCCCTCGGTCGAGGCGCTGATCCGTGACATCGATCATTTCCTCGACGGCGAACCCCTCGAGGCGCGCCCCGACGCGATGGCGTACCGGCTGGCAAAGTTCGCGAGTCGGAACTTGCGGGCGGTGTCGATTGGCTTGGGCGCGCTGGTCGTCGTTGCGGTGTTGGTGGCCTTCTATACCATACGGCTCGCCGCCGCACGGGATCGGGCCGTGGCGGAGGCCGCGCGGACCGAGCGCATTCAAGAGTTCACGATGCGGCTGTTCGAGGGGGGTGACGAATCGGTCGGGCCCGCCGACAGCCTCCGGGTGGTGACCTTGCTCGACCGGGGTCTGCGGGACGCGCGAAGCCTCGAGGCCGACGCTGACACGCAATCAGAACTGTATCTGACGTTAGGCAGCATCAGCCAGAAACTCGGCAAGCTCGATCGTGCCGATACGCTGCTGAATGCCGCGGTGTCCAAGCGGCGGGTGCTCCATGGAGATGATCACCCGGATGTGGCCGCCGCGCTGATCGAGTTGAGCGCGCTCCAGGCCGCGAAGGCGGACTTTCCCGCCGCGCTGGCCACGGCGCGCGAGGCGGTTGCCATCGCCGATCGAACCACGACGCCGAGGCACCCGGTTCGGGCACGGTCCCTCGCAGCGTTAGGCAAGGTGTTCGTGCTGACCGGCACCTACGACTCGGCGATTGTCACGCTCGATCGAGCGGCCAGTCTCATGGCGGGTGATTCGAGCCGCATGGTCTTCGTCAGCACGTTGAGTGAACTCGCCAACTCGCACTTTTACGCCGGTCACTACCCAGTGGCGGATGGACTGTACCGGCGCATTCTCGTGATGTCGAAGGCCCTCTACGGCGACCGCCACCCGCATATCGGCGACGACCTCATCAATCTCGGCGCGGTGCAGTTCGAACAGGGCAACGTCGTCGAGGCGGAACGGTACTACCGCGAAGCCCTCGGCATTTTCCGCGGCTTCTATGGCGTGGCAAACGCGGAAACGGCGTCTGCGGAAACGATGCTCAGCAGGGCACTGGTCAGTTTGGAGCGTTACGACGAAGCAATCGTTCTGGTTCGGCAGGCGCTTGCGACCTACGAAACGATCTACGGCAAGGTGCATCCCCGGGTGGCGTCCGCCGTCAACGAGGTCGGTCGGATAGCCCTCCGGCAGAATCGGTACGATGAGGCCCGGGCGTCGTTCGAGCGGATGACGGCCATTTATCGAGAGGTCTATCACGACAGGCACTACCAGATCGGCGTCGCGATGTCGAATCTGGCCGGAGTCTATCAGGCCGAGAAGCAGTACGACGAGGCGATTCGGCTGATGCGCGAGGTGCTGAAGCGATATGCCGACGTGCTCGAGCCCGATCATCAACTCGTCGGCATTGCCGACATTCGGCTGGGCCGCATTCTGCTCGGTGCCGAACGCTATGCGGAGGCTGAACGGGCTTCGCTTGCCGGGTACGAGATTCTGAT